The following nucleotide sequence is from Borreliella spielmanii.
GTGGAGGAATTTTTGGTAAAGGTCTGGGAATGGGGGAGGTAAAACTTGGGAAACTCCCGGAGGCTAATTCCGATTTTATTTTTTCAGTTCTTGGAGAAGAATTGGGATTTTTAGGTGTTTTGTTTGCTATAAGCTTATTTTTTTTGTTTTTTTACTTTGGTTATTTTATAGCTATTTATTCTAATAGTAGGTTTAAATTTTTTATAGCATTTATTTCAAGTCTTGCAATTTTTCTTCAAAGTATAATGAATATTTTAATTGCAATTGGTCTTTTGCCTCCTACTGGGATAAATTTGCCTTTTTTTTCATCCGGAGGATCTTCTATTATTGTTACCATGGCGCTTTCTGGTCTTATTTCAAATGTTGCAAAAAACTTAAGTAATAATTGATTGGATTTTTATAGCAGTGTGAATCGGGTTAGTTTATGATTTTTGAGAGAAAATTTTTAATTAAGTATATATATTTTTCAATGACTTTAATTTTTTTTGAAGTAATAGTTATTATTTTTGCATCTCCTTATTTTTTGATTAGGTATATTAGTATTAATAATGATATTTCTCTTTCTAAAGAGGATATAATCAAGATTTCAGGAATCAAGCCCAATACATATTATCATAATGCTAATGTTAGAATATATGAAGAGAATCTTAAAAGAGATTTAAGGGTAAAAAATGTCAAAGTTGATCTTAAGTTTCCTAATAAAATTAATATTAAAATAGAGAAAAGAATACCCGTTGCTGTTGCTTTAGAAAACGTAGGTGGCAATATTACTTATTATTTGATTGCATCAGATGGTGTAATTTTGGAAAAAAGTAAGTATTTAATTTACGATTTACCCGTAATTAGCGGATTAATGTTAAATGACAATAATGTAGGCGATTTTTTAGAGGATAGGATGCTTAATGTTGTAAGAGGCCTTGATTATCTTAAAATAAATCAAAAATATTTGTATAATTTAATATCAGAGGTGAATTTTTTAAAATTGAATTTCTATGATTATAATGTAATTTTGTATATTAAAAGTATATATAATAAAATATTGATAACAGTTGATATGGATTTAATGGATGTGATGCATAAAGTGTTTCTTGCAGTTGATTTACTTAAAGAAAAGCCCGGCATTATAGATTTAAGAAGTGGTGATATCATTTTGTTAGGAGAAAGTTAGTGTCTAGGAATTTGATAGTAGGTTTGGATGTTGGAACTTCAAAAATTTGTACTGTTGTTGCTGAAGTAAATTTAAATGATCAATTAGAAATAGTTGGAATAGGCACTAGTATATCAAGAGGAGTTAGAAAGGGAGTTTTAATAAATATTGAAGCGGCTCTTGATTCAATATCTAATTCGATTGAGGCTGCAGAGCTTATTTCAGGGTGTGACATTACATCGCTTTCAGTCTCTATGTCTGGAAGTAGTGTTGAGGGAACTAATTCACGTGGTGTTGTTGCAATAAATTCAAAAACGAGAGAGATTAACGAAGAAGATGTTGAGAGAGTAATTGAAGCAGCAAAGGCAATTGTCATTCCAATGGATAGAGAAATCCTTCATGTCATTCCTCAAGAATTTATTGTGGATGGAATACCGCATATAAAAAACCCAATAGACATGATGGGTATTCGTCTTGAAGGAGAGGTGCATATTATTACAGGATCTAGTTCTTCTAGTCAGAATTTAGTCAGATGCGTAAATCGAGCTGGTTTTGCTGTTGATGAGGTTGTTCTTGGAAGCTTAGCTTCATCTTATGCAACTCTTTCTAAAGAAGAGCGCGAGATGGGTGTTTTATTTATTGATATGGGTAAAGGCACAACAGATATTATTCTTTATATTGACGGTTCCCCTTATTATACGGGTGTGATTCCTATTGGTGTTAATAGGGTAACTCTTGATATTGCTCAAGTTTGGAAGGTTCCTGAGGATGTTGCTGAAAATATTAAAATAACAGCTGGAATTGCTCACCCGTCTATTTTAGAGAGTCAAATGGAAACTGTAATTATTCCAAATCTTGGAACTCGACCTCCTCAAGAGAAAAGTAGAAAAGAGTTGTCTGTAATAATTAATTCAAGACTAAGGGAAATTTTTGAAATGATGAGAGCAGAAATATTTAAAAGAGGGCTTTATAATAAAATTAATGGTGGGATAGTTTTAACAGGTGGAGGAGCTTTATTCCCAGGTATTTCAAATTTAATAGAAGAAGTATTTAATTACCCTGCAAGAATAGGTTTGCCAATGAGTATTAATGGGATTGGAGAAGAGCATATAGATCCTAAGTTTTCTTCAGCTCTTGGTCTTGTTCTTTATAAGCACGAGCAACAAAAATTCAATAAATTAAAGAAGGTAAGCAGTAAAGTTAAAAGAAAAAATAAAATATCTTCAAAGTTGAAAGGTTGGTTTTTGAAAGAATGGTTTTGACCAATCATGGAGGAAGCGTTAATGAAAGATTATAATATGATTGATAGCCATACAAGAAGATTTGATTCTACTACAAATCCTACAATTCTTAAGGTAATTGGTGCGGGTGGGGGAGGTAGTAATGCTGTTAATCGTATGATTGAGTATGGAGTAAGAGATGTTGAATTTATTGTGGCTAATACGGATCTTCAGGCTCTCCAAACCTCTATTGCTCCTATAAAAATTGCTCTTGGAGCAAAAGTTACAGCAGGGCTTGGTGCTGGAGGAAAGCCCGAGATTGGACAAGCTGCAGCAGAAGAAGATATAGATGTTATACGTAATCATCTTTCTGGTGCTGATATGGTATTTATTACTGCTGGTATGGGGGGTGGGACGGGAACCGGAGCAGCTCCGGTTATTGCACAAGTTGCAAAAGAACTTGGCATTTTAACAGTTGGAGTTGTAACAAAGCCTTTTAAGTTTGAAGGCCCTAAGAAATTAAGACTTGCTGAGCAAGGAATAAATAACTTAAGAAAATCTGTAGATACATTGATTATTATCCCAAATCAAAAGCTTTTAACCGTTGTTGACAAAAGGACTACCATTAAAGATGCTTTTAAGCGTGCAGATGATGTTTTAAGAATGGGTGTTCAAGGTATTGCGGGGCTTATTATTGAGCACGGAGAGGTTAATATCGATTTTGCTGATGTTAAAAGTATTATGCAAGGGCAAGGCGATGCTTTAATGGGAATCGGATATGGCAAGGGTGAAAACAGGGCTGTTGATGCTGCAACTTCTGCGATTAGCAATCCACTACTTGAAGAAGTTCGTATTGAGGGATCTAAAGGGCTTCTTGTTAATGTTACTGGTGGAGATGATTTTTCATTGCTTGAACTTGAAGAGATTATGGGGATAATTACTGTTAGCGTTGATGATGAGGCTACTGTAATATATGGGCATGCCATTAATTCAAATCTTGATGATGAAATTTACGTTACAGTTGTTGCTACAGGCTTTGCATCTAAAAAGCAAAAAGAAATATTAAATGTGCCAGAAAATAATACCTTAAGCTCTAAAGAGTTTGACACTTTAATGTCAGGCAATCAAAATGTTCCTTCTGGATCCTATGAACATCAAGATCCTTCTTTTGCAACAAAGTCTAAAAATGTAAATTATTTTGATGATGACATTGATGTTCCAACATTTCTTAGAAATTTAAATAAGAAAAGTAGCGATGATTAAATGAAAATTTTATCGTTAATAATACTTATTAATTTATTTTTATCTTGTGGTAGCGAATCTAAAGAAAAATTGAATCTTGGGCTTAGATTAAGAGAATTGGAAATTTCAGGCGGTGGATCTGAATCTAAGATTGAGGTTTATAAGGAATTTATTCAAAAAGAAGATAAAAATATTTTAAAGATAGTTAATTCTATTGATAAGAAAGCCAGATTTTTCAATTTGATTGGTCTTGAATTTTTTAAGCTTGGTCAGTATGGACCTGCGATTGAGTATTTTACTAAAAATTTAGAAATCAACCCTAATAATTATTTATCTCATTTTTACTTAGGTGTCGTATCTTATAATTTAGCTAAAAATTTAAGAGTAAAAGATGAAGTTGAAAAATACATAATTCTTGCTGAAAATTCTTTTTTAAAATCAATTTCAATCAGAGATGATTTTAAAGACTCTCTTTTTGCTATTTCTAATATGTATGTATATGATCTTGACAAACAACTTGAAGCTAAAAATTATTTAAATAAACTTGATGATATGGGTGAGGATTATTTTGAGTTTTTCATGTTAAGGGGTGCAAATTATTATTCGCTAGGTGATCTTGGTAATGCTATATTGTTTTATGATAAAGCTAGTAAAAGTGCTTCAACTGATGAGCAAAAAGAAGGTGTTTCTAGGATCATGAGTAATTTGAAATAATTATTTATGATGAAATTGCTTTATATTGATAACTTGAAATTTTTAAAAAGCAAAGAAAAATTGAAACTTTTTAATAATTTTGACTTTAATGATATTATTAAATTGACTCAAAAGGACATTGAGTCTTATCTTTTAAGATCGTTTAGAAGAGCATTTAGGTTGCCAGATTTAAAATTAGTAGAATTGCAAGAAAAAGTTATTCGAAGGACAAAGGCTAAAATTGCTATTCTGGGGTCTAAGCTTTATCCTAATAAGCTTAAAAGAATTTATGATCCCCCTTTTGCTATTTACTATAAAGGCAATTTGCCGAATTCCTCTTTATTGTCTTGGGCTGTTGTTGGTTCTAGAAGAATTAGCAAAGCTCTTGCCGAGAGAACAAGAGAATTTTCTTCACATCTTGCAAAAAATGGTGTAGAGATTGTTTCTGGATTTGCAATTGGTGCTGATATTGAAGCTCATATAGCAGCAATCAATGAGAATAGCAGAACATTTGCTGTTATTCCAACAGATATTGATAATATTTATCCTAAGCAAAATCGAAAATATGTTTTCAAGCTTTTAGAACAAGGTGGAGGAATAATTACTGAAACTTTACCATTTGATAAAATTCAAAATTATTTTTTTGCCAAAAGGAATAGATTGATCTCGGGTCTATCAGATGCTATTTTTATAACTTATGCGCCTTTAAAATCGGGGGCTTTGATTACAGCTGAACTTGGGCTTGATTTAGGGCTTGACATTTATGTTTATGATTTAGATTTTTGTGGAGAAGGAGCTGTAAAATTACACAGCTTTGGTGCTCAAGAAATAAAAACCGTTAAGGATCTTTATACTTTATTAAATATTAAATATGTAGATTCCAATAATATTGAAGATGATTCTAAAGAGTGTTGTGATTGTAAAGATGTGTCTGATGTTCTTATTGGAGAACTTTTAAAAGAGGTATATAAATAGGGGGTAATATGGGCTTTAAAGGAACTACAGTGATTGCAATAAAAAAAAATGGTAAGACTGTGGTGGCAGCAGATGGACAAGTAACTTTTGGACATACTGTTTTAAAGAGTAATGCTATTAAAATACGAAAATTGCTTAATGGCAAAATTTTGGCAGGATTTGCAGGTTCAACGTCTGATGCAATTACTCTTTTTGAAAAATTTGAAGAAAAAATCAAGGCAAAAGGTGATGGTTTGGTGGACATTAAAAGGGCGGCTGTTGACCTTGCGAAAGATTGGCGTTCTGACAAAATACTGCATAAGCTTGAAGCGATGATGCTTGTTGCTGATTCTAAGAATATTCTTTTGATTTCTGGTACCGGCGATGTTGTTGAACCAGAAGAGGATGTTATTTCAATCGGTAGTGGTGGCAATTATGCATACTCAGCAGCTCTTGCTTATATGGAGAACAAAAAATTAAGTGCTTTTGAGGTTGCTCTTAGATCTTTAAAAATAGCAGCAAGAGTATGTATATATACTAATTCTAACATTGTACTTGAGGAGATTGAAAATGAATAAATTAGAAGAACATTATATAGTTCCTAAAGATGTAGTTGCAGAACTTGATAAGTACATAATAGGTCAAGACGAAGCTAAAAAATTAGTATCGATTGCTCTTGTTAATAGATATATAAGGTCTAGGCTTCCAAAAGAAATAAAAGATGAGGTAATGCCTAAAAACATTATTATGATTGGGTCAACCGGCATTGGAAAAACTGAGATTGCAAGAAGGCTTTCTAAGTTAATTAAAGCTCCTTTTATTAAAGTAGAGGCTACAAAATATACTGAGGTTGGTTATGTTGGTCGTGATGTTGAATCTATGGTTAGAGATTTGATGGGCATTGCAGTTAATATGGTAAAAGAAGAGATGTATAACACTGTAAGAGAAGATGCTTTAGTAAAAACAGAGGAGAGAATAGTTGAGAGTCTTTTTAAAGGGTCTGGCAATTCTGAGAATGTAGATCCAAATGAAATAAAAGCGGAAGAAAAAGTAAAAGATAAGCTTAGGAAAAAACTTAGAGCAGGCGAGCTTGATGATACTACTATTGAAATACAAATTTCTAGTAAAATGCCATTTTCTACAATAGAAATATTTACAGGTGGTAATTTTGAAGAGATCGATATGGGAATTGGTGGTTTATTAGGCAATATATTTGATAGAAAAAAGAAAAGAGAATTGAAAATTAAAAAGGCAAAAGAAATAATTTTAGCAGAAGAACTTGAGAAATTGGTTGATCATGAAAATATTTCAGATATTGCAAAATCTAAAGTTGAGAATATGGGAATTATTTTTATTGATGAGATCGATAAGATAGCTGCTAAGAATAGGAGTGGTAATGATGTATCTAGAGAAGGCGTTCAAAGAGATATTTTGCCAATTATTGAAGGTTCTAAAGTTAATACAAAATATGGAATAGTTGATACTTCTCATATTTTGTTTATTGCAGCAGGAGCATTTAATTTAGCCAAACCTTCTGATTTAATACCCGAGCTTCAAGGAAGATTTCCAATTAAAGTTGAGCTTAAGAGTTTAAGCATAGACGATTTTAAAAAAATTTTAAAACAAACAAAAAATTCTTTAATAAAGCAATATGTTGCTATGTTTAAGGTTTATAATTTGGATTTAAAGTTTAGCGAGGAGGCTATAGATAGAATTGCAGAGTTTACTTTTAATATGAATCTTGAGAATGAAAATCTTGGTGCAAGAAGACTTCACGGTGTTATGGAAAGAGTACTTGCAGATCTTTTTTTTGAGGTACCTGGTAGTAAGTTAAAAAAATTTGAAATAAACTTGGACTATGTTAATAAAAAAATACAAATTAACGAACAAAAAGATTTAAATTATTATATAATTTAGTTAAAAGCAATTTTAAATAGAGGGGGTTTTGATTTGAATGACTTTGAAAGATCTGTAGATTTTTCACACAGGTATTTAGATGTTCTAAGTTTAAGGCAAAGTGTTGTTTCTGATAATATAGCAAATGTAGATACTCCAAATTTTAAAAGAAGCAAAATTTCTTTTGAGGCAGAGCTTGAGAAAGCTTTATTAAATAAAGATAAAAATAATCTAAACTTAATTAAGTCTAGCGATAAGCATTTATCTAGGCTTAAAAGTCCAGAATATTCAGATGTCAAGCCTCACAGAGTTCTTGATCATTTTTCAACTATGAATAATAATGGCAATAATGTTGATATTGATTCTGAGATTAAGGCACTTGTACAAAATCAAATGATGTATCATCTTATGACTAATGTTCAAGCGCATTATTTTAAAAGTATAAATATTGTATTAAAATAAATTAATATTTTAAGGAATGTAAAATGGGATTGTTTTCAAGTATTAATGTAGCTTCAACAGGATTAACAGCACAAAGGTTGAGAATTGATGTTATTTCTAATAATATTGCAAATGTTTCTACTTCTAGAACCCCTGATGGTGGGCCTTATAGAAGGCAAAGGATTATTTTTGCCCCAAGGATTAATAATCCTTATTGGAAAGGGCCTTTTATTCCAGATTATCTTGATAATGGTATTGGGCAAGGGGTTAGGGTAGCTAGTATTGAAAAAGATAGGTCTCCATTAAAGTTAAAATATGATCCAACTCATCCTGATTCAATAAGTTCTGGGGATAAAAAAGGTTATGTAGAGCTTCCTAATGTTAATTTAGTTGAAGAAATGGTAGATATGATTTCAGCTTCTCGTGCTTATGAGGCAAATTCTACTGTTATTAATAGTAGTAAGTCTATGTTTAGAAGTGCATTAGCTATACTTCAAAGCTAAAGGAGAGACTATTAGTGAGAATAGATGCTTTTTTTACAGAGAATAAAGAGAATAATGTTAATTTGGTTAAAAAAAGCCCTTTGCATTTTGATGTGAATCTTTTTAGTTCTAAAGACACTGTCACTGTCAAAGACAATGATATTAAAACATTTAAGGATGTTTTAATAAATACGGTTACTGATGTCAATAAAAGCCAATTAAATGTTTCTAAAGTTATGGAACAAGCTATTCTTCGACCTAGTAACGTTGATGTTCATGATTTTGTAATAGCTATGTCTAAGGCCAATATGAATTTAAGCATTTTAAAGGCTGTTGTTGAAAGAGGCGTGAAGGCTTATCAAGATATAATCAATATTCGTTAAGGAGCTATGAGATTTTGAGCAATTTTTTTACTAATTTCTTTGTTTCAGCAAAAGGAATCTTCAAAAAAGCTAGTACGGTTCAAAAAATAGCCTTAGGGTTGATTATTTTTTTTGTGGTTCTTGCGTTTGTTTTTTTGATAGGGCTTTCTACTAAAAGCCAAAGTATTGCTCTTTTTGGGGTTGAGATTAAAGATCAGTATCTCTTAGATAGGATATCGCAGAGACTTGACAGAGAAAATGTTAAGTATATTTTAAGTTCCGATGGAAGAATTTATTTAGATGATGAAAAGCTTGCAAAAAAAATGAGGGCAATTCTTGTCAGAGAAGAGCTTGTGCCCGTTCATATGGATCCATGGGCTTTATTTGATATCGATAGATGGACTATTACTGATTTTGAAAGAAGTATTAATCTTAGAAGATCTATTACAAGAGCGGTTGAGCAGCATATTGTAGCTTTAGATGATGTTGATGCTGTTAGTGTGAATCTTGTTATGCCAGAGAAGGCTCTTTTTAAAGAATCACAAGAGCCTGTTAAGGCATCTGTTAGGATTACTCCAAGACCCGGTTCTGATATTATTACCAATAGAAAAAAAATCGAAGGACTTGTTAAGCTTATTCAGTATGCCATTGAAGGTCTTGAGTCAGATAATATTGCTATTGTTGATAATAGTGGAACCATTCTAAATGATTTTTCTAATTTAGATGGGATAGATAGAATAGATTTGGCAGAAAAAGAACGCAAGTTAAAGCTTAAGTATGAAGCTATGCTTAGAGGGGAAATCGACTCCGCATTAGGTAAGGTCTTATCTGTTGATAGATTCATGATAGCCAGAATAAATGTAAAGCTTGATACTTCAAAGGAAACCACAGAATCTAAAGAGTATGCTCCTATTGAGCTTCAATCCCAAGATCCAAAAGCTTCTTACAATACTAGAAAAGTAAGTGATTCAACTATTATATCTTCTCAGACGCAAAAAAAAGAATATCAGGGACAAGGATATAGTCCTTGGGGGCCTCCTGGGCAGGAAGGCAATACTCCCCCTGAATATCAAGATTTAAGCGATATTACTGGCAAATATAATGAGTCTCAAGAGATTAAAAATGTTGCTTTAAATGAAAAAAAATCTACAAGCGAAAAAGAACCTGCTAGGATTGTAGGTGTTTCTCTTGGTATTTTCGTGGATGGTATTTGGAATTTTGTGTATGATGAGAAGGGAAATTTTGTAATAGAAAATGGAATGAGAAAAAGAGAATATAAGCCTATGGCATTAGAAGAAATAAAAAATATTGAAGATGTTTTGCAAAGTTCTTTTGAATATAAGCCAGAAAGAGGTGATTCAATAACTGTTAGAAATATTTCTTTTGATCGTATGAATGAATTTAGAGAAATGGATGAAAATTATTTTGCAAGTGAAAGGTTTAAATATTTTTTGTTTATTGCAAGTATAATATTTTCACTATTAATTTTAATGTTTACAATATTTTTTGCTATTTCTAGAGAACTTGAAAGACGAAGACGTCTTAGAGAAGAGGAATTGGCAAAGCAGGCGCATTTAAGGCGTCAGCAAGCCTTAATGGATAGTGGTGATGATATTGGTGTTGATGATGTTGTTGGTGGGATTAGAGAAGGCGATGAGCTTCAAAACAATGCTGAGCTTTTAGCCAGAGAAAAGCCAGAAGATGTTGCTAAGCTTATAAGAACATGGCTTTTGAAAAACGCGTAGAAGGTAGTAATTGATATGGAAGAAAAAAAAGAAAAGGAGATCCTTGATGTTTCTGCTTTAACAGGTAAGCAAAAGGCTGCTATTTTGTTGGTTTCAATAGGTTCTGAAATCTCTTCTAAAGTGTTTAAGTATCTTTCTCAAGAAGAGATAGAGTCTTTGACATTTGAGATAGCAAAGCTTGAGACAATTACTTCTGAGCTTAAAGATAATGTCCTTTTAGAGTTTAAAGAATTAATGATGGCTCAAGAATTTATTCAAAAGGGCGGAATTGATTATGCAAGAGAGCTTCTTGAAAAGTCTCTTGGGACCCAAAAAGCAGTTGACATTATTAATAACTTGGGATCTGCTTTACAGTCTAGGCCTTTTGAATTTGTTAGAAGAGCAGATCCTGCAAATATTTTAAACTTTATTCAACAAGAACATCCTCAAACAATTGCTTTAATACTTTCATACCTTGATCCCCAAAAAGCTTCTTTTATTCTCTCTAGTTTGCCTACAGAGGTGCAGACCAATGTTGCAAGGAGAATCGCATTAATGGATAGAACTTCTCCTGAGGTTGTAAGAGAGGTTGAAAGAGTTCTTGAAAAAAAATTAGCTTCTCTTTCTTCAGAAGATTACACATCAGCAGGAGGAGTTGACAATGTTGTTGAGATAATTAATATGGCCGATAGAAAGACGGAAAAGTTTATTATTGAATCTCTTGAAGAAGAAGATCCAGAGCTTGCAGAAGAGATAAAGAAGAAAATGTTTGTATTTGAGGATATAGTTTTGCTTGATGACAGATCTATACAAAGAGTTTTAAGAGAAATAGATGGTCAAGAGTTGGCAAAGGCTTTAAAATCTGTAGATATTCCTGTCCAAGAAAAAATTTTCAAAAACATGTCAAAAAGAGCAGCCTCAATGCTTAAGGAGGATATGGAATTTTTGGGACCTACTAGGCGAAAAGACGTTGAGGAATCCCAGCAAAAAATTGTTTCTCTTATTAGAAAATTGGAAGAACAAGGAGAAATAGTTATTTCAAGAGGTGGTGAGGAAGATGTGCTTGTCTGATAAAGGAGTTTTGTTTGCCTAAGGTTTTATATAAATCATCAGAAGTTGATAATTCATTAAAGTTTGAGCTTGTTGAGATAGCAAAGCCTGTTTTTGAATCTTTGGAAATCAAGGAGAAGGAAGGCAAAGTTTACGACATAGAAAGTCAAATTGCCAATCTTAAAGAAGAGTTACAATTATTAAAAGATGAGAAATTACAACTTGAAGAAGAGCTTATTAAAAGACAAAAGCTTGCTAAAGAAGAAGTTCGAATTGAATCTGAGAGGATGATTGAAGAGGCTAAGATAAAAGCCAAGGAAGTATTAGAAGCAGCTAAGCAAGAGTCAGATCTTTTACAAAAGGAAGCTATTTATAAGAAGGAATCTATTGAATCTGAATCTAATGCCGAGATTGAAAGACTAGCAAGAGAGTATGAGGAAAAATTAAAAACAGATCTTGAAATAGCAACAGCTAAGGGTAGAGAAGAAGGGTATAGCAAAGGTTATGAAAGTGGTTTTGAAGATTTTGACAAAGTTATGAGAAAGTTGCATAGCATAATAGCATCTTTGATCGCTGAAAGAAAAGGTATTCTTGAATCCTCGAGTGCTCAGATAGTAAGTCTTGTTATGCAAATTGCAATTAAGGTTATTAAGAGGATTACAGATTCTCAAAAAGACATTGTCTTAGAAAATGTTAATGAGGTGTTGAAAAGGGTAAAAGATAAAACACAAATTACTATTCGTGTAAATCTTGATGATTTAGATATTGTTAGACATAAAAAGAGTGATTTTATTTCTAGGTTTGATGTTATAGAAAATTTAGAAATCATAGAAGATCCTAATATAGGCAAAGGTGGCTGTATAATTGAAACTAATTTTGGGGAGATTGATGCGCGTATTTCTTCTCAACTTGATAAAATAGAGGAAAAATTTAAAAATTTTTCGTTATTAAGTTAAGTGTCTAAAGGAATTTTAGTGAGCAATTTTTTTGAAAATTATTTAAGACAAGTAGATGATATTGAAACTGTAGCTTTTGTTGGTAGAGTGCAAAAAATAAAAGGTCTTTTAGTTGAAAGTTTGGGGCCTCAGTGTGCTATTGGAGATTTGTGTTTAATTGATCAAAGAAATAATAAAAAGGTGTGTGCAGAGG
It contains:
- the fliG gene encoding flagellar motor switch protein FliG — its product is MEEKKEKEILDVSALTGKQKAAILLVSIGSEISSKVFKYLSQEEIESLTFEIAKLETITSELKDNVLLEFKELMMAQEFIQKGGIDYARELLEKSLGTQKAVDIINNLGSALQSRPFEFVRRADPANILNFIQQEHPQTIALILSYLDPQKASFILSSLPTEVQTNVARRIALMDRTSPEVVREVERVLEKKLASLSSEDYTSAGGVDNVVEIINMADRKTEKFIIESLEEEDPELAEEIKKKMFVFEDIVLLDDRSIQRVLREIDGQELAKALKSVDIPVQEKIFKNMSKRAASMLKEDMEFLGPTRRKDVEESQQKIVSLIRKLEEQGEIVISRGGEEDVLV
- the fliF gene encoding flagellar basal-body MS-ring/collar protein FliF — protein: MSNFFTNFFVSAKGIFKKASTVQKIALGLIIFFVVLAFVFLIGLSTKSQSIALFGVEIKDQYLLDRISQRLDRENVKYILSSDGRIYLDDEKLAKKMRAILVREELVPVHMDPWALFDIDRWTITDFERSINLRRSITRAVEQHIVALDDVDAVSVNLVMPEKALFKESQEPVKASVRITPRPGSDIITNRKKIEGLVKLIQYAIEGLESDNIAIVDNSGTILNDFSNLDGIDRIDLAEKERKLKLKYEAMLRGEIDSALGKVLSVDRFMIARINVKLDTSKETTESKEYAPIELQSQDPKASYNTRKVSDSTIISSQTQKKEYQGQGYSPWGPPGQEGNTPPEYQDLSDITGKYNESQEIKNVALNEKKSTSEKEPARIVGVSLGIFVDGIWNFVYDEKGNFVIENGMRKREYKPMALEEIKNIEDVLQSSFEYKPERGDSITVRNISFDRMNEFREMDENYFASERFKYFLFIASIIFSLLILMFTIFFAISRELERRRRLREEELAKQAHLRRQQALMDSGDDIGVDDVVGGIREGDELQNNAELLAREKPEDVAKLIRTWLLKNA
- the fliH gene encoding flagellar assembly protein FliH yields the protein MPKVLYKSSEVDNSLKFELVEIAKPVFESLEIKEKEGKVYDIESQIANLKEELQLLKDEKLQLEEELIKRQKLAKEEVRIESERMIEEAKIKAKEVLEAAKQESDLLQKEAIYKKESIESESNAEIERLAREYEEKLKTDLEIATAKGREEGYSKGYESGFEDFDKVMRKLHSIIASLIAERKGILESSSAQIVSLVMQIAIKVIKRITDSQKDIVLENVNEVLKRVKDKTQITIRVNLDDLDIVRHKKSDFISRFDVIENLEIIEDPNIGKGGCIIETNFGEIDARISSQLDKIEEKFKNFSLLS